A window of Flavobacterium psychrophilum genomic DNA:
AGTACTAATAATACGTGTATAAGGCTACCAACAGCTTCTCCGAAACCAAAGTACCCTACAAGCCATCCTATAATAAGGATTACTACGATTAACCAGACTAAATCTCTCATGATGTATATTTTTAAATAGTTAGTAGGTTAAAATTACTTCTTTGACGGGAGGTGTGTTAATTAATTAAGAATCCTTTAATAGCCAAACTTTTCTTAATAAAATATAAGTTCTAAATAATTGCTTAAAAAGGGTATTAGCTGTATTTTAATTAATTACTTTTGTTGCTGTTATAGAATAATTTGCAATGCAGACTCCTTTAAAAATTGCAATAGTAGGCTCCGGTTTGGTAGGCTCGCTATTAGCAATATACCTTAAGAGGGCAGGCCATACAGTTCATGTATACGACCGTAGCCCTGATATTCGAACCATTCAGTTTTCAGGACGATCTATTAATCTGGCCATGTCTAACCGTGGTTGGCGCGCACTGGACGATTTAGGCCTGGGCGAAGAGATTCGTAAAATTGCTATTCCTTTAGATAAAAGAGCTATTCATCTTGTTGGGCAACCGCTTAGTTACCAGAATTATGGTAATGAAGGGGAGTGTATTTATTCAATTTCCCGTGGTGTGCTAAACAGGCAGATGGTTACAATGGCAGAGTCTGAAGGTGTGGAGTTTTTCTTTGAAAGCCGTGTCTGGGATGTTACGCTTGCAGATGCAACATTGCATACCGGTGAGACCGAAAAAGGAGCCTGGGATGATTTGGAATACGATATGGTTTTTGGTGCCGATGGTGCGTTTTCAAGAATACGCCACAGAATGCAGCGCCAAAACATGTTTAACTACTCACAGGACTTTTTAAACACAGGATATAAAGAGCTGAATATTCCGGCGAATGCCGATGGAACGCATAAACTGGATAAAAACTCATTTCATATTTGGCCGCGACATGACTTTATGCTTATCGCAATGCCTAATCTTGACGGAAGTTTTACCTGTACTCTGTTCATGCCGTTTGAAGGGGAGAATTCT
This region includes:
- a CDS encoding tropinone reductase, whose protein sequence is MRDLVWLIVVILIIGWLVGYFGFGEAVGSLIHVLLVLAIIGILYRLAVGRRP
- a CDS encoding kynurenine 3-monooxygenase; this encodes MQTPLKIAIVGSGLVGSLLAIYLKRAGHTVHVYDRSPDIRTIQFSGRSINLAMSNRGWRALDDLGLGEEIRKIAIPLDKRAIHLVGQPLSYQNYGNEGECIYSISRGVLNRQMVTMAESEGVEFFFESRVWDVTLADATLHTGETEKGAWDDLEYDMVFGADGAFSRIRHRMQRQNMFNYSQDFLNTGYKELNIPANADGTHKLDKNSFHIWPRHDFMLIAMPNLDGSFTCTLFMPFEGENSFESLKDTETLKAFFAKNFPSTIEVIPNLVEDFFRNPTSTLVTMKCYPWTYEDKVALIGDAAHAIVPFYGHGMNAGFEDVTILNQMMHQYGDDWKTIFKEYEKSRKPNADAIAELSYRNFMEMRSKTADANFHLQKKIEKRFSEKYPDKWLPLYSRVTFSFRPYAEALAIGDRQKAIMDEVMKLEGIEQKWDTQEVDDRIIELLAE